One Pseudomonas sp. FP1742 genomic window carries:
- a CDS encoding undecaprenyl-phosphate glucose phosphotransferase, protein MTSLYTAQMTRRRGLTFWGQWLCALILTNLLLLVLVYWRVGSLTTEYRILMILTVLGSVPIYSVMQVYHKRHEWLSGLARLLAAWLILLAVLISIAFVTQTSMIFSRQVIVLWALLGYLIQAASFLPLHNLARLHSRKLCNERRAAIIGTCPTARKLARKLSRPNREPVLGFIATADHTGPAPSILPLLGCVDEIRQIITRLHIRRIYIVLPLAQAALIEALYIDLLDMNVDVVWIPDFGSMVLLNQSISEIERMPAIYLNESLISSHPGSLLCKELFERSLAAVAIVVLSPLLLTVAVAVKLTSPGPVLFKQNRYGCNAEVIKVWKFRSMRMHDDSEVRQATREDDRITPLGRFLRRSSIDELPQLFNVLSGQMALVGPRPHAVTHNIYYTGKVRAYMARHRLKPGITGLAQITGHRGETQTLEKMQQRVAQDLNYINQWSLWLDIKILVKTPFTLFSKDIY, encoded by the coding sequence ATGACATCGCTATACACCGCTCAAATGACACGCCGGCGAGGTCTGACCTTCTGGGGTCAATGGCTGTGCGCACTCATCCTGACCAATCTGCTGCTGCTGGTGCTGGTGTACTGGCGCGTCGGCAGCCTGACCACTGAATACCGAATTCTGATGATACTCACGGTCCTCGGTTCGGTTCCGATCTACAGCGTCATGCAGGTTTACCACAAGCGTCATGAGTGGTTGTCGGGACTGGCTCGGTTGCTGGCGGCCTGGTTGATCCTGCTGGCCGTTCTGATCAGCATTGCCTTCGTCACCCAGACCAGCATGATTTTCTCGCGGCAAGTGATCGTCCTCTGGGCCCTACTGGGTTACCTGATACAAGCTGCGAGCTTCCTGCCTCTGCATAACCTGGCCCGACTGCACTCGCGCAAGCTCTGCAACGAGCGCCGCGCGGCGATCATCGGCACTTGCCCGACCGCACGCAAACTGGCGAGAAAACTGTCCAGGCCGAACCGTGAACCGGTACTGGGGTTTATCGCAACCGCCGACCATACCGGCCCGGCGCCCAGCATTCTGCCGCTGCTGGGCTGCGTCGACGAGATTCGCCAGATCATCACCCGCCTGCACATCCGTCGTATCTATATCGTCCTGCCATTGGCACAGGCCGCCCTCATTGAAGCCCTGTACATCGACCTGCTGGACATGAATGTCGATGTGGTCTGGATCCCTGATTTCGGCAGCATGGTGCTGCTCAATCAGTCGATCTCGGAAATAGAGCGGATGCCGGCTATCTACCTCAATGAAAGCCTCATCAGTTCGCATCCGGGCAGCTTGCTCTGCAAAGAGCTGTTCGAACGTAGCCTGGCCGCCGTGGCCATTGTCGTCCTCAGCCCATTGCTGCTGACCGTGGCGGTAGCGGTCAAGCTGACCTCGCCCGGCCCGGTGCTGTTCAAGCAAAATCGTTATGGCTGTAACGCCGAGGTGATCAAGGTCTGGAAGTTTCGCTCGATGCGTATGCACGACGACAGCGAGGTGCGCCAGGCCACCCGCGAAGATGACCGCATCACCCCGCTCGGGCGTTTTTTGCGCCGCAGTTCCATCGATGAGCTGCCGCAACTGTTCAACGTGCTGTCCGGCCAAATGGCCCTGGTCGGCCCGCGACCGCATGCGGTCACTCACAATATTTATTACACCGGCAAGGTACGCGCCTACATGGCCCGCCATCGGCTCAAACCGGGAATCACCGGCCTGGCCCAGATCACCGGACATCGCGGTGAAACCCAGACGCTGGAAAAAATGCAGCAGCGGGTCGCCCAGGACCTCAACTACATCAATCAATGGTCGCTGTGGCTGGACATCAAGATTCTCGTCAAGACCCCTTTTACGTTGTTCTCAAAGGACATCTATTAA
- a CDS encoding WecB/TagA/CpsF family glycosyltransferase, whose translation MIELELIGYYAPNLLDANKAFSFINFASIGSLFDRGSTSITYFCDGMLMSTFMSRITGRTIDRVSFDFTSIADSVFSCAEKQGKRMYFVGARQVELDLFIDKIKDRYPALLIVGHHNGYFDASQATRIQADICRSETDILIVGLGAGLQEQFQQDALRAGFNGVTFTCGGFIHQEATATHHYYPEPINRLHLRAFYRMYREPHTIKRYLIDYPTNLVHLLVMIVRRQVTIHITYP comes from the coding sequence ATGATCGAGCTGGAATTAATCGGGTATTACGCACCGAATCTGCTGGACGCCAACAAGGCATTTTCCTTCATCAATTTTGCGTCCATCGGCAGTCTGTTCGACAGGGGCTCAACGTCCATCACCTATTTTTGCGACGGCATGCTGATGTCTACCTTCATGTCGCGCATTACCGGCCGAACGATCGACCGAGTCAGCTTCGACTTCACCTCCATCGCCGACTCGGTGTTCAGCTGTGCCGAGAAACAAGGCAAACGCATGTATTTCGTAGGTGCCAGGCAAGTCGAGCTGGACCTGTTCATCGACAAGATCAAGGATCGCTACCCGGCGCTGCTTATCGTCGGTCATCACAACGGCTATTTCGATGCATCGCAGGCCACGCGCATTCAAGCGGACATCTGCCGCAGTGAAACCGACATCCTGATCGTCGGCCTGGGCGCCGGGCTTCAAGAGCAGTTCCAACAGGATGCCCTGCGTGCCGGCTTCAACGGTGTGACATTCACCTGTGGCGGTTTCATTCACCAAGAGGCCACGGCCACGCATCATTACTACCCTGAGCCGATCAACCGCCTGCATCTGCGCGCGTTCTATCGGATGTACCGCGAACCGCACACCATCAAGCGTTACCTGATCGATTACCCGACCAATCTTGTTCATCTGCTGGTGATGATCGTCCGGCGCCAAGTGACCATCCATATCACTTATCCCTGA
- a CDS encoding glycosyltransferase, producing the protein MHILFTLKDFKPDGGLERVQQRLARQFLNDGQQVSYFVMNGDTADDEGAVTLKGGGSGIVGLLKSVRLLRRIIRREGVTHLIAAKEQANLCAWFATLGSPCKVIYTRHAALDCSEQSISPAILRLLYGLYLCGNDQVVAVSRGLRQALADLVPWGHRRIRYCPNAVVTEQLLNAAQTPLLTGLPTEFWLGVGRLVEPKGFHLLLDAYAMALDSAALPDLVIIGDGPQLVALTTQAHRLGIEDRVHFTGFLSNPYPLIRHARLLILSSFHEGLPTVLIEALALGTPVLACDCDTGPRELLDHGRLGQLVKVNDVSALAEGMLRSLASPGQAAPSPQVVADAIRQYTSQYAAQAYYQVWNQ; encoded by the coding sequence ATGCATATCCTGTTCACCCTCAAGGACTTCAAGCCCGATGGTGGCCTCGAGCGTGTCCAGCAACGCCTGGCCAGGCAGTTTCTCAACGACGGCCAGCAGGTCAGCTATTTCGTCATGAACGGCGACACCGCGGACGATGAAGGGGCCGTCACCCTCAAGGGCGGCGGCAGTGGCATCGTCGGTTTGCTCAAGTCCGTGCGGCTGCTGCGCCGGATCATTCGGCGCGAAGGTGTGACTCACCTGATCGCCGCCAAGGAACAAGCCAACCTCTGCGCCTGGTTTGCCACCCTGGGGAGCCCATGCAAGGTCATCTATACCCGGCACGCGGCACTCGATTGCAGCGAACAAAGCATCAGCCCCGCCATCCTGCGCCTGCTCTACGGGTTGTACCTGTGCGGTAACGATCAAGTCGTGGCGGTTTCCAGGGGCCTGCGCCAGGCCCTCGCCGACCTGGTGCCCTGGGGGCATCGGCGCATTCGTTATTGCCCCAATGCCGTGGTCACCGAGCAACTGCTCAACGCCGCGCAGACGCCCCTGCTCACCGGTTTGCCGACCGAGTTCTGGCTAGGGGTGGGTCGGCTGGTGGAACCCAAGGGTTTCCATTTGCTGCTCGACGCCTATGCCATGGCCCTGGACAGCGCCGCACTGCCGGATCTGGTGATCATCGGCGATGGCCCGCAACTCGTTGCGCTGACGACCCAGGCTCATCGCCTAGGCATCGAGGACCGTGTGCATTTCACCGGTTTCCTGAGCAATCCCTACCCATTGATCAGGCATGCACGGCTGCTCATCCTGAGTTCCTTTCATGAGGGCTTGCCGACCGTCCTGATCGAGGCCCTGGCGCTGGGTACGCCGGTGCTGGCCTGTGACTGCGATACCGGGCCCCGGGAACTGCTTGATCACGGTCGCCTCGGCCAATTGGTCAAGGTCAATGATGTATCGGCGCTGGCCGAAGGGATGCTGCGCAGCCTGGCCTCCCCAGGCCAGGCTGCGCCAAGCCCGCAAGTGGTTGCTGACGCAATCCGCCAGTACACCAGCCAATACGCCGCGCAAGCGTATTACCAGGTATGGAACCAATGA
- a CDS encoding glycosyltransferase translates to MKRLLIILQDLNGGGAEKMMVRLAGALTDAGNDVTLLMLTGAGVNSMRLDPRVKKVELHSARSARAVPALARFLRRNRFDALLAALTHVNVVAIAAAALSGTLARLHVSERNAFSHDKHVNPALTVRAAYLMAPLLYRLIPNPVICVSRGVAQDLVDTTITRPQDVTIADNPVLDNDFRDKTPGRPSHRWLREKSTPVIVAVGRLARQKGFDVLIEAFARLADPHARLIIFGEGALRPQLLEQAAALGVADRFDLPGYTVDPLAEVAAADCFVLSSRFEGSPNALVEAMSTGTPVVSTHCPYGPQEILDNGAIAPLVAVDDADALARAITQELTLPRHANRQARIDATTRFMNTRAAKTYLDALLGSQSS, encoded by the coding sequence ATGAAAAGACTGCTGATCATTCTGCAGGACTTGAACGGGGGCGGCGCCGAAAAAATGATGGTGCGCCTTGCCGGTGCGCTGACTGACGCCGGCAATGACGTGACCTTACTGATGCTCACCGGTGCCGGCGTGAACTCGATGCGCCTCGACCCACGGGTAAAGAAGGTCGAGTTGCACAGCGCGCGCAGCGCCAGGGCGGTGCCGGCACTGGCTCGCTTTCTTCGGCGCAATCGCTTCGACGCGCTACTGGCCGCCCTCACCCATGTCAATGTGGTCGCCATCGCCGCTGCCGCACTGTCAGGGACTTTGGCGCGTCTGCACGTCAGCGAGCGCAACGCGTTTTCCCACGACAAACACGTCAACCCCGCTTTGACGGTGCGGGCAGCCTACCTGATGGCTCCGCTGCTGTATCGACTCATCCCCAATCCGGTGATCTGCGTTTCGCGCGGCGTCGCCCAGGACCTGGTCGATACCACCATCACACGCCCCCAGGATGTCACCATCGCCGACAACCCGGTGCTCGACAACGATTTTCGCGACAAGACGCCGGGGCGTCCCAGCCACCGCTGGCTGCGGGAAAAATCCACCCCGGTGATTGTCGCCGTGGGTCGCCTGGCACGGCAAAAAGGCTTTGACGTATTGATCGAGGCTTTCGCCCGTCTGGCCGATCCCCATGCCCGCTTGATCATTTTCGGTGAAGGCGCACTCAGGCCCCAATTGCTTGAGCAGGCGGCGGCCCTGGGCGTGGCCGATCGGTTCGATCTGCCGGGCTATACCGTCGATCCACTGGCGGAGGTAGCAGCGGCCGATTGCTTCGTCCTGTCGTCGCGGTTCGAGGGCAGTCCCAATGCGCTGGTCGAAGCCATGTCGACGGGCACTCCTGTGGTATCGACTCACTGCCCCTACGGCCCACAAGAGATTCTCGACAATGGCGCGATCGCTCCGCTGGTGGCCGTCGATGACGCTGACGCACTGGCACGGGCCATCACGCAGGAGTTGACGTTGCCTCGTCATGCAAATCGCCAGGCCCGCATCGATGCCACTACCCGCTTCATGAACACTCGCGCGGCAAAAACCTACCTCGATGCGTTGCTGGGGAGCCAATCGTCATGA
- a CDS encoding O-antigen ligase gives MSKLEVRYTTLRDAFTLFGVLFYVQVIGFVFGLTDVSNLDTAEKDLEGNAVNQICGLITLLVPLFFFIRNKVFISKRFYRNNVFLLVFILCLAVSISWSYDPMLSFRRFMALISVVFFAGFVAYNYSLEKIAFMLGCMIGAAALLGLVFALFRPDIAFIYGGIRDGAFKGIFPEKNAGARINAIAILLLLPMIRQRNPWAIICSLFSLIAIALAQSATAVALIVAGTASYWYFLTLIRLHINRSLPAFLATTVVYGLICFFVYGNYALLLELTGRDPSLTDRTLIWDLLTPLIDAELLKGYGFGAFWSSPSADIFINRWGYIGNAHSGYMETLLNGGIVQLIALILMLLEALIKHYRAVVADQSPRFHASAMVIIGSFMLTNYVAYVIPNYRSAEFLVFCTLALSFRHHHATRHELSPATLGQGPSGKALPPDSAKA, from the coding sequence ATGAGTAAACTGGAAGTCAGATACACCACGCTGCGTGACGCCTTCACTTTGTTCGGGGTGCTGTTTTACGTCCAGGTGATCGGATTTGTTTTCGGGCTGACGGATGTGTCGAACCTGGACACCGCCGAAAAAGACCTCGAAGGCAACGCGGTCAACCAGATCTGCGGCCTGATCACCCTGCTGGTGCCGCTGTTCTTCTTCATCCGCAACAAGGTCTTCATCAGCAAGCGTTTCTACAGAAACAACGTCTTTCTGCTGGTGTTCATACTCTGCCTGGCCGTATCGATCAGTTGGTCCTACGACCCGATGCTCAGTTTCAGACGCTTTATGGCGCTGATCAGCGTGGTCTTCTTTGCCGGTTTCGTCGCCTACAACTACAGCCTCGAGAAAATCGCCTTCATGCTCGGTTGCATGATCGGCGCCGCAGCGTTGCTCGGCTTGGTATTCGCGCTGTTCAGGCCTGACATTGCCTTCATTTACGGCGGTATTCGCGATGGCGCGTTCAAAGGGATTTTCCCGGAAAAAAATGCCGGCGCCCGGATCAACGCCATCGCCATTTTGCTACTGCTGCCGATGATCCGTCAGCGCAACCCCTGGGCCATCATCTGCTCATTGTTCTCGCTGATCGCGATTGCGCTGGCCCAATCTGCCACAGCCGTAGCACTGATAGTTGCCGGCACGGCGAGCTATTGGTACTTCCTCACGCTGATCCGCTTGCACATCAACCGCTCCCTGCCCGCCTTCCTCGCTACGACAGTCGTCTATGGGCTGATCTGCTTCTTTGTCTACGGCAATTATGCGCTGCTGCTGGAGCTGACCGGTCGTGACCCGTCACTCACCGACCGCACGCTGATCTGGGACTTGCTCACGCCGCTGATCGACGCCGAATTGCTCAAGGGTTATGGCTTCGGCGCCTTCTGGTCCAGCCCGAGCGCCGACATCTTCATCAACCGCTGGGGTTACATCGGCAATGCCCACAGCGGCTACATGGAAACCTTGTTGAATGGTGGCATCGTTCAGTTGATAGCGCTGATCCTCATGCTGCTCGAGGCGCTGATCAAACACTATCGGGCCGTGGTGGCTGATCAGTCGCCACGGTTTCACGCCAGCGCGATGGTCATCATTGGGTCGTTCATGCTCACCAACTATGTGGCGTATGTGATCCCGAATTACCGCTCCGCGGAGTTCCTGGTGTTCTGCACCCTGGCCCTGTCCTTTCGGCATCACCACGCGACCCGCCACGAGTTGTCACCGGCAACCCTCGGCCAGGGTCCGTCTGGCAAGGCCTTGCCGCCCGATTCAGCCAAGGCGTAG
- a CDS encoding glycosyltransferase family 2 protein, which produces MPDQASPLPHSVCVVIPMYNSADSIEQTLASLAGQTRLPDHVIVIDDGSTDDGPQRVKDFAAPFRLTLLHQANEGQASARNHGLRHTEETFVAFLDADDTWYPQKLEQQLALYDELSRQGRPVGLIDCYVLNDYGDGRRQVEKRRKNGWHFYDFIHANVVNGVSSVLARRDVIMQLGGFDASLRYSEDRFMWARVAEHWEIHTVPQVLLQRRVNSGNITSQPTKYYPQKIRFIEVYLARYGEQLSKQQRIDFVLGNHTDFLNLFSRRAEHAQVIGVYRRMLEYSWQTLIFANGKPTLRYLYACARSLRKTTASTTAH; this is translated from the coding sequence ATGCCAGACCAAGCCTCTCCTTTACCCCATTCAGTGTGCGTCGTGATCCCGATGTACAACAGCGCCGACAGCATTGAGCAAACTCTGGCGTCCCTGGCCGGGCAAACCCGACTGCCCGATCACGTCATCGTCATTGACGATGGTTCTACCGATGACGGACCACAACGGGTCAAAGACTTCGCGGCGCCGTTTCGCCTGACGTTGTTGCACCAGGCCAACGAAGGCCAGGCCAGCGCCCGCAACCACGGATTGCGGCACACTGAAGAGACTTTCGTGGCGTTTCTCGATGCCGATGACACATGGTATCCGCAAAAGCTGGAACAACAACTGGCGCTGTATGACGAGCTCAGTCGTCAGGGACGGCCGGTGGGGCTGATAGATTGCTACGTGCTGAACGATTACGGCGACGGCAGGCGGCAAGTGGAAAAACGGCGAAAAAACGGCTGGCATTTCTACGATTTCATCCACGCCAACGTCGTCAACGGCGTGTCCTCCGTGCTGGCCAGGCGCGATGTGATCATGCAACTCGGCGGCTTCGATGCCAGCCTGCGTTACTCCGAAGACCGCTTCATGTGGGCCCGGGTCGCCGAACACTGGGAGATCCACACGGTGCCCCAGGTGCTGCTGCAGCGCAGGGTCAACAGCGGCAACATCACCTCGCAACCGACAAAATACTACCCGCAAAAAATCAGGTTCATCGAGGTGTACCTCGCCCGCTATGGCGAGCAGCTAAGCAAGCAGCAACGGATCGATTTCGTGCTGGGCAACCACACCGACTTTCTCAATCTGTTTTCCCGCAGAGCCGAGCATGCCCAGGTGATCGGCGTGTACCGGCGGATGCTGGAATATTCCTGGCAAACGCTGATCTTCGCCAACGGCAAACCGACTTTGCGCTACCTCTACGCATGCGCCCGATCATTGCGCAAGACAACCGCGTCAACCACCGCTCATTGA
- a CDS encoding oligosaccharide flippase family protein gives MANRRLVTLIWIFTEKFGLIFLSMITFVAYARLLSPAELGVGTVIIATVELIGLIYSSILEDPLVRLERLEDKHIATAFWAAVLVSLVSIVVISGAAILYTPDPVLRWMTAVASVKILFTMMARVYVAQMRRSGNFRMLASRTLLGKVFGGVGGIAVALWGLGAWAVIAQALIMEFVSIIVLMRADSRRIAFYIDGPFLRELLKAGAPVAINALSSQTLQRGVNVVLGMTAGTHAVGMFNMAMRIIDLPRTAIYHGLMSYALPVFARRSADPSRLRAIISDSTVVSGFLLTPLFIGIALTAQDLILLIFGAKWAEAIPLLQVLACTAAIGNTAMYATTALVAVNRSHLTIKAEVATTVLALALVYSFGGLYGGMAAALALLARMTIITPLQIRGLNSAIGYGWRLFFETTYRSVIASLVMAAIVLMVSSRLGFQGYLHLICSIVVGALSYAVAYSVMHPRWPQEFKSVFTTR, from the coding sequence ATGGCCAATCGCCGTCTGGTTACATTGATCTGGATCTTCACCGAGAAATTCGGCCTGATCTTCCTGTCGATGATAACCTTCGTCGCGTATGCCAGGCTGCTGTCGCCCGCAGAGTTGGGTGTGGGCACGGTCATCATTGCCACCGTCGAGTTGATCGGCCTGATTTATTCATCGATTCTGGAAGACCCACTGGTACGACTCGAGCGGCTGGAAGACAAACACATCGCCACGGCCTTCTGGGCGGCGGTGCTCGTCAGCCTGGTGTCCATCGTCGTCATCTCGGGCGCGGCGATTCTGTACACGCCCGACCCGGTGCTGCGATGGATGACGGCGGTGGCCTCGGTGAAAATCCTGTTCACCATGATGGCGCGGGTCTATGTGGCGCAAATGCGCCGTAGCGGCAACTTCAGGATGCTGGCGTCGCGCACGTTGCTGGGCAAGGTGTTTGGTGGCGTGGGCGGCATCGCCGTCGCGCTGTGGGGGTTGGGGGCCTGGGCGGTCATTGCCCAGGCCCTGATCATGGAGTTCGTGTCCATTATCGTATTGATGCGCGCAGACTCGCGACGCATTGCCTTTTATATCGACGGCCCGTTCTTGCGCGAACTGTTGAAGGCCGGCGCACCGGTTGCCATCAACGCGTTGAGTTCGCAAACGCTGCAGCGCGGGGTCAACGTGGTCTTGGGCATGACGGCCGGCACCCACGCGGTTGGCATGTTCAACATGGCGATGCGCATCATCGATCTACCGCGTACGGCGATCTATCACGGCCTGATGAGCTATGCGCTGCCGGTGTTTGCCCGGCGCAGCGCCGATCCCTCACGGTTGCGCGCGATCATCAGCGATTCGACCGTCGTCAGCGGCTTCCTGCTGACGCCCCTGTTCATCGGCATCGCACTCACGGCGCAGGACCTGATCCTGTTGATCTTCGGCGCCAAATGGGCCGAAGCCATTCCCCTGCTGCAGGTGCTTGCATGCACCGCAGCCATCGGCAATACCGCCATGTACGCCACGACCGCACTGGTCGCGGTCAATCGCAGCCACCTGACCATCAAGGCCGAAGTGGCAACCACGGTACTGGCACTGGCGCTGGTCTATAGCTTCGGCGGCCTCTATGGCGGCATGGCCGCCGCCCTGGCCCTGCTGGCCCGGATGACGATTATCACGCCGCTGCAAATCCGCGGGTTGAACAGCGCCATCGGCTATGGCTGGCGGCTGTTCTTCGAAACCACCTATCGCAGCGTGATTGCCTCGCTCGTCATGGCAGCGATCGTGCTGATGGTTTCCTCCCGATTGGGCTTTCAAGGCTACCTGCACCTGATCTGCAGCATCGTGGTTGGCGCGCTGAGCTATGCCGTGGCGTATAGCGTCATGCACCCGCGCTGGCCGCAAGAATTCAAATCGGTTTTCACCACCCGCTGA
- the galE gene encoding UDP-glucose 4-epimerase GalE — protein MHKTTLITGGAGYIGSHTTLTLIDAGHQVLVLDNLCNSCRESLARLEYLTRTRVDFIEGDIRNTKLLDDIFSRYDIEAVVHFAGLKSVAESVRKPLDYYANNVVGTLNLCHTMARYEVFKLVFSSSATVYGAPRQIPIIEDLGTGKPVNPYGRTKLLIEELLTDLCLSDPQWRIAVLRYFNPIGAHESGLIGENPNGWPNNLLPCLTRVAMRQVPELTVYGSDYPTVDGTCVRDYVHVVDLAEGHLKALQALQNRNGIHAWNLGTGIGYSVLQIIRSFEDITGITIPFRFAPRRVGDIAECWADPGKARRELGWSAQRDLMQMIIDTWRWQLFNPHGYRSQPGLMASIALKQWV, from the coding sequence ATGCACAAAACCACGTTGATTACCGGCGGCGCCGGTTACATCGGCTCCCATACCACCTTGACCCTGATCGACGCCGGCCACCAGGTGCTGGTTCTCGATAACCTGTGCAACAGCTGCCGGGAATCGCTCGCGCGCCTGGAGTATCTGACTCGCACACGGGTCGATTTCATTGAAGGCGATATTCGCAATACGAAACTGCTCGACGATATCTTCAGCCGCTATGACATCGAGGCCGTGGTGCATTTCGCCGGTCTCAAATCCGTGGCGGAAAGCGTTCGAAAGCCGCTGGATTATTACGCCAACAACGTTGTCGGCACGCTCAACCTCTGCCATACCATGGCCCGATACGAAGTCTTCAAATTGGTGTTCAGCTCCTCCGCCACCGTGTATGGCGCCCCCCGACAGATACCGATCATCGAAGACCTGGGCACAGGCAAACCGGTCAATCCCTATGGTCGCACCAAGCTCCTGATCGAAGAGTTGCTCACCGACCTGTGCCTGTCCGACCCGCAGTGGAGAATCGCGGTGTTGCGCTACTTCAACCCGATTGGTGCTCACGAAAGCGGGCTGATCGGGGAAAACCCCAATGGCTGGCCCAACAACCTGCTGCCTTGCCTGACACGGGTCGCGATGAGACAAGTGCCCGAACTCACGGTGTATGGCAGCGACTACCCTACTGTCGATGGAACGTGCGTGCGTGATTACGTCCATGTGGTCGACCTTGCCGAGGGCCATCTCAAAGCGTTGCAGGCGTTGCAGAACAGAAACGGCATTCATGCCTGGAATCTGGGGACCGGCATCGGTTACAGCGTTCTGCAGATCATCCGCAGCTTCGAGGACATTACCGGCATTACCATCCCCTTCCGGTTCGCGCCGCGCCGCGTCGGCGATATCGCCGAATGCTGGGCCGACCCCGGCAAGGCGAGGCGAGAACTGGGCTGGAGCGCGCAGCGCGACCTGATGCAGATGATCATCGATACCTGGCGATGGCAGTTGTTCAATCCGCACGGGTACCGCTCCCAACCCGGATTGATGGCATCGATTGCGTTAAAACAATGGGTATGA
- a CDS encoding family 16 glycosylhydrolase has translation MSRYLLLIILLSVACHTPGASPQPLANGLVLWLDAADASKMTLDAHSHLLRWYDKSGKSNDVSVDDAASASLPLRVENAMNGHAVVRLSGASAFLGKAIRAAKGPVTVLIVSRRLTGQSGGETWQRLFSSRPRIADNDNVAPNFAISVQQTNAYDPTLFFLELDEVPIGPYAVGRNVVGNTEHLRGDIAEILVYDRRLDSLEDRQRVSQYLAQKWSVAIPKVANSWTRTGPLGPIPQRRNADLPLSDQANVGRWVLDTRFCDDFDGATLNPRRWHVNDATGTDSLGRKPALFSPDNAYLGEGNLNIVFRQQAVPQKYVRLGYQGYGSAMVRTIERSFYGYYEARAKPMDSAGSSAFWLAWTGLADNATEIDIFEIGGRTKDAAFDRLYNMNAHVWATPQSTGHLSNGSSWISPWRFAAAFHVYGFDWQPDTLRWYVDGVLVREAKNTHWFFPMQIVFDSEAMWNWFGVVDDADLPSTFRVDYLKVWRHGN, from the coding sequence ATGAGCAGGTATCTTCTGCTGATCATCCTGCTATCGGTTGCTTGCCACACGCCGGGGGCCTCTCCCCAGCCGCTTGCCAACGGCCTGGTGCTGTGGCTCGACGCCGCCGATGCCTCGAAAATGACCCTGGATGCTCACAGCCATCTTCTGCGCTGGTACGACAAATCCGGCAAGTCCAACGACGTCAGCGTCGACGATGCAGCAAGCGCCTCACTCCCGCTGCGGGTGGAAAACGCCATGAATGGCCATGCCGTGGTGCGCTTGAGCGGTGCTTCAGCCTTCCTCGGCAAGGCGATTCGTGCGGCAAAAGGCCCCGTTACCGTGTTGATCGTGTCACGCCGACTGACCGGGCAAAGCGGCGGCGAAACCTGGCAGCGGCTGTTCAGTTCACGCCCGCGAATCGCCGACAACGACAACGTGGCACCGAATTTCGCGATCAGCGTGCAACAGACCAACGCCTACGATCCGACCCTCTTCTTCCTGGAACTCGACGAGGTGCCCATCGGCCCGTATGCGGTGGGACGGAATGTGGTCGGCAACACCGAACACTTGCGCGGCGACATCGCTGAAATCCTGGTGTACGACCGGCGCCTGGACTCCCTGGAGGACCGTCAGCGCGTGTCTCAGTATCTGGCGCAAAAATGGTCTGTCGCCATTCCCAAGGTTGCCAATTCCTGGACCCGTACAGGCCCCTTGGGGCCGATACCGCAACGGCGCAACGCTGATCTGCCACTGTCCGATCAGGCCAATGTCGGTCGGTGGGTCCTGGACACCCGATTTTGCGACGACTTCGACGGCGCGACCCTTAACCCCCGTCGCTGGCACGTCAACGATGCCACGGGTACTGACTCGCTCGGGCGTAAACCGGCGCTGTTCTCGCCAGATAATGCCTACCTCGGCGAGGGCAACCTGAACATCGTGTTCCGCCAGCAAGCCGTGCCGCAAAAGTACGTTCGCCTGGGCTACCAAGGCTATGGCTCGGCGATGGTCCGCACGATCGAGCGCAGTTTTTACGGCTACTACGAAGCCCGCGCCAAACCGATGGATTCGGCAGGTTCCAGCGCGTTCTGGCTGGCGTGGACGGGGCTGGCCGACAACGCCACGGAAATCGACATCTTCGAAATCGGCGGCAGGACCAAAGACGCCGCCTTCGACCGTCTGTACAACATGAACGCCCATGTTTGGGCCACGCCACAAAGTACCGGGCATTTAAGCAATGGCAGCAGCTGGATCAGCCCATGGCGCTTCGCCGCTGCATTCCATGTCTACGGTTTTGACTGGCAGCCCGACACCCTGCGCTGGTACGTCGACGGCGTACTGGTGCGAGAAGCAAAGAACACTCACTGGTTCTTTCCGATGCAAATCGTTTTTGACAGCGAAGCCATGTGGAATTGGTTCGGCGTTGTCGACGACGCCGATCTGCCCTCCACCTTCCGCGTGGACTACCTGAAAGTGTGGCGCCACGGCAACTAG